One part of the Candidatus Methylomirabilota bacterium genome encodes these proteins:
- a CDS encoding MaoC family dehydratase: MKYFEDVQVGETMRFGRYEVTREEIVEYARQFDPQPFHLDEEAGRQSLFGGLVASGWHTGAMFIRMICDGMIPDNATAGAKGFDDLRWIKPVRPGDVLSVESVVREKVEGRRPDLGTVKVESRISNQRGEVVMSLVSLVLYRRRPAAASRIGGQIDQPGRIRSEPGATTPGAG, encoded by the coding sequence GTGAAGTACTTCGAGGACGTGCAGGTCGGCGAGACGATGCGGTTCGGCCGCTACGAGGTCACCCGCGAGGAGATCGTCGAGTATGCGCGGCAGTTCGATCCCCAGCCCTTCCACCTGGACGAGGAGGCGGGACGCCAGAGTCTCTTCGGCGGGCTCGTCGCCAGCGGGTGGCACACCGGGGCGATGTTCATCCGCATGATCTGCGACGGCATGATCCCCGACAACGCGACCGCGGGCGCCAAGGGCTTCGACGACCTGCGGTGGATCAAGCCGGTACGTCCGGGCGACGTGCTGTCCGTGGAGTCGGTGGTGCGCGAGAAGGTCGAAGGCCGGCGGCCCGACCTGGGCACCGTGAAGGTGGAGAGCCGGATCAGCAACCAGCGCGGCGAGGTGGTGATGAGCCTTGTCTCGCTGGTGCTCTACCGGCGCCGGCCGGCGGCCGCCTCCCGGATCGGCGGCCAGATCGACCAGCCCGGCCGGATTCGGAGCGAGCCGGGCGCCACGACGCCCGGCGCGGGTTGA
- a CDS encoding MaoC family dehydratase, which translates to MKHWEDFEVGETTELGSHRITEAEILAFARQYDPQPFHTDPVAARASLYGGLIASGWHTCALMMRLSVEANRREQAAATGSPGLDSCRWLKPVRPDDVLTGRTEVLETWPSRSKPIGFVRRRVEMRNQHGEVVVAIVGITMYHRRPALEAAAS; encoded by the coding sequence GTGAAGCACTGGGAGGACTTCGAGGTCGGCGAGACGACCGAGCTGGGATCGCACCGGATCACCGAGGCCGAGATCCTGGCCTTCGCCCGCCAATACGACCCGCAGCCGTTCCACACCGATCCGGTGGCGGCCCGCGCCAGCCTCTACGGCGGGCTCATCGCCAGCGGCTGGCACACCTGCGCCCTGATGATGCGCCTCTCCGTCGAGGCGAACCGGCGCGAGCAGGCCGCGGCCACCGGCTCGCCCGGGCTCGACTCCTGTCGCTGGCTCAAGCCGGTGCGCCCCGACGACGTGCTGACCGGCCGCACCGAGGTGCTCGAGACGTGGCCGTCGCGCAGCAAGCCCATCGGCTTCGTGCGACGCCGGGTCGAGATGCGGAACCAGCACGGCGAGGTGGTGGTGGCCATCGTCGGCATCACCATGTACCACCGCCGGCCCGCGCTCGAGGCGGCCGCGTCGTGA
- a CDS encoding metal-dependent hydrolase yields the protein MPTVFAHAALPLALGGGLGRGVLSARLVAAGMAVAALPDLDVVTLHWGVPYSAALGHRGFSHSLLVAALVALIGACAHRALRSGFGGAFAFLFVSMASHGVLDAFTDGGLGVAFLWPWSTRRFFAPADWRVIEVSPIGLVAFLPRAAVVLASEARWVGLPALALGLALAGARRAMRR from the coding sequence ATGCCCACCGTGTTCGCCCACGCCGCCCTCCCGCTGGCGCTGGGCGGCGGCCTCGGGCGCGGCGTCCTCTCGGCCCGGCTGGTCGCGGCCGGGATGGCGGTGGCGGCGCTGCCCGATCTCGACGTGGTGACGCTCCACTGGGGCGTCCCGTACTCGGCGGCTCTGGGCCACCGCGGGTTCAGCCACTCGCTGCTCGTGGCGGCGCTCGTCGCGCTGATCGGCGCGTGCGCCCACCGCGCGCTGCGAAGCGGCTTCGGGGGTGCCTTCGCCTTCCTGTTCGTCTCCATGGCCTCCCACGGCGTGCTCGACGCCTTCACCGACGGCGGGCTCGGCGTCGCCTTCCTGTGGCCGTGGTCCACGCGGCGATTCTTCGCCCCGGCCGACTGGCGGGTGATCGAGGTCTCGCCGATCGGGCTCGTCGCGTTCCTACCGCGCGCCGCCGTCGTGCTCGCCTCCGAGGCCCGCTGGGTCGGGCTGCCCGCGCTGGCCCTCGGGCTCGCCCTGGCCGGCGCGCGGCGGGCGATGCGTCGTTGA
- a CDS encoding SIMPL domain-containing protein (The SIMPL domain is named for its presence in mouse protein SIMPL (signalling molecule that associates with mouse pelle-like kinase). Bacterial member BP26, from Brucella, was shown to assemble into a channel-like structure, while YggE from E. coli has been associated with resistance to oxidative stress.) — MTISNDGRSGVLPALIVGLCLLLGLSAAGYLVGRGATRFRSDTRVVTVKGLVEREVKADRAVWALGLRRASETLVDAHTRLSADRDAVVAFLRKQGFPEAEIERQPTRTVDKLAREYGQPQPSDRLRYVVTTSVVVRTANVELVRTSVGSTEELLKAGVALDGEREHGGANPRYAVSTFNDLRPQLLAEATKNARATAQQFAADSGAQVGSIRSANQGAIQIFGLDGGDESAPFSPTSTPVKRIRVVSTFEFELR; from the coding sequence ATGACGATCTCGAACGATGGACGCTCGGGGGTACTCCCCGCGCTGATCGTGGGGCTGTGCCTGCTGCTCGGGCTGTCCGCCGCGGGGTACCTCGTGGGCCGCGGCGCCACCCGCTTCCGCTCGGACACCCGCGTGGTGACCGTGAAGGGGCTCGTGGAGCGCGAGGTGAAGGCGGACCGCGCGGTGTGGGCGCTGGGCCTGCGCCGGGCCAGCGAGACGCTCGTGGACGCCCACACCCGCCTGAGCGCGGACCGGGACGCGGTGGTGGCGTTCCTCAGGAAGCAGGGGTTTCCGGAGGCGGAGATCGAGCGCCAGCCGACCCGCACGGTGGACAAGCTCGCTCGCGAGTACGGCCAGCCGCAGCCGAGCGATCGGCTCCGCTACGTGGTGACGACCTCGGTGGTGGTGCGCACCGCCAACGTGGAGCTGGTGCGGACGTCGGTGGGCTCGACCGAGGAGCTGCTCAAGGCCGGCGTCGCCCTCGACGGTGAGCGCGAGCACGGGGGGGCCAACCCGCGCTACGCGGTCTCCACCTTCAACGACCTGCGCCCGCAGCTGCTGGCCGAGGCGACGAAGAACGCCCGGGCCACCGCGCAGCAGTTCGCGGCCGACTCCGGGGCGCAGGTCGGCAGCATCCGCTCGGCCAACCAGGGCGCGATCCAGATCTTCGGTCTCGACGGCGGCGACGAGTCGGCGCCGTTCAGCCCGACCAGCACGCCGGTCAAGCGCATCCGGGTGGTGAGCACGTTCGAGTTCGAGCTGAGATAG
- a CDS encoding benzoate/H(+) symporter BenE family transporter, whose amino-acid sequence MTFFRDLSVSAVAAGFVTVLVGFASSAVIVFQAAGAVGASTAQVGSWMLALGVGMGLTCALLSLRYRVPVVTAWSTPGAALLVTSAAGLSIQEATGAFLLSALLITLCGFSGWFERVMDRLPLAIAAGMLAGVLLRFGLALFTAMSTRLALSLGMLAAYLLARRLTPRYAVIAALLVGGSIALAQGLLHVDAVRLSLARPVWVTPRFTPGAIIGVAIPLFAVTMASQNVPGVAVIRASGYRVPISPLIGWTGLANLALAPIGGFALNLAAITAAICMGPEAHEDPKRRYVAAVAAGVFYFVIGLFGSTVVSVFTAFPPELVAGIAGLALLATIGGALASAVREENQREAALVTFLTTASGVTLAGIGSAFWGLVLGVVTLLITREATGQRKRRRA is encoded by the coding sequence ATGACCTTCTTCCGTGATCTGTCGGTCTCCGCGGTGGCGGCCGGCTTCGTCACCGTGCTCGTCGGATTCGCCAGCTCGGCGGTGATCGTGTTCCAGGCCGCGGGGGCGGTCGGCGCCTCGACCGCGCAGGTCGGCTCGTGGATGCTCGCCCTCGGCGTGGGCATGGGCCTGACCTGCGCGCTGCTGTCGCTGCGCTACCGGGTGCCGGTGGTGACCGCGTGGTCCACGCCGGGCGCGGCGCTGCTGGTCACGAGCGCGGCCGGCCTGTCGATCCAGGAGGCCACCGGGGCGTTCCTGCTCTCGGCGCTGCTCATCACGCTCTGCGGATTCTCGGGCTGGTTCGAGCGGGTGATGGACCGCCTGCCGCTGGCGATCGCGGCCGGGATGCTGGCCGGGGTGCTGCTGCGCTTCGGGCTGGCGCTCTTCACCGCGATGAGCACGCGCCTCGCGCTCAGCCTCGGCATGCTCGCCGCCTATCTGCTGGCGCGGCGGCTCACCCCGCGCTACGCGGTGATCGCGGCCCTGCTGGTCGGCGGCTCGATCGCGCTGGCCCAGGGCCTGCTGCACGTGGACGCTGTCCGCCTCTCGCTGGCCCGGCCGGTGTGGGTCACGCCGCGCTTCACCCCGGGCGCGATCATCGGCGTCGCGATCCCCCTGTTCGCGGTGACCATGGCCTCGCAGAACGTGCCCGGTGTCGCGGTGATCCGCGCCTCGGGGTACCGGGTGCCGATCTCCCCGCTGATCGGCTGGACCGGGCTGGCGAACCTGGCTCTGGCCCCGATCGGCGGCTTCGCCCTCAACCTGGCCGCCATCACCGCGGCGATCTGCATGGGGCCCGAGGCGCACGAGGACCCGAAGCGCCGCTACGTGGCCGCGGTGGCCGCCGGCGTCTTCTACTTCGTGATCGGGCTCTTCGGGTCCACGGTGGTGTCGGTCTTCACCGCGTTCCCGCCCGAGCTGGTCGCGGGCATCGCCGGGCTGGCGCTGCTGGCCACCATCGGCGGGGCGCTCGCCAGCGCGGTGCGGGAGGAGAATCAACGGGAGGCGGCGCTCGTCACGTTCCTGACGACCGCCTCCGGCGTGACGTTGGCCGGGATCGGATCGGCGTTCTGGGGACTGGTGCTGGGTGTGGTGACCTTGCTGATCACGCGCGAGGCGACCGGCCAGCGCAAGAGGCGTCGCGCGTAA
- a CDS encoding ABC transporter permease — protein MRAYLLSRLGQTVLVVFLSLTAVFFLVRLGGDPVLLFLPMDIQAKDLNEFRQRLGFNDPLAVQYGRFITRAVHGDFGESLRYRRDALGLVLERLPATLSLAGSALLLTFCVAVPVGVLSAVRRGSLVDFLGMGGAVLGQAVPGFWLGLMMIYFFSVRLGWLPTGGMGGPLHFVMPCVVLASFYAARLARITRSSVLDTLNEEYVLTARAKGLGEPVVIGKHTLKNSAIPIVTLAGLDTGQLLGGAVITETIFAWPGLGRLTVQALLNRDFPVVLAAVFVFSVTYTLMNLLVDVLYGWLDPRTRARARA, from the coding sequence ATGCGGGCCTACCTCCTGTCGCGGCTCGGGCAGACCGTGCTCGTCGTCTTCCTCTCGCTCACCGCGGTGTTCTTCCTGGTGCGGCTCGGCGGCGACCCGGTGTTGCTGTTCCTGCCCATGGACATCCAGGCCAAGGACCTGAACGAGTTCCGCCAGCGACTGGGCTTCAACGATCCGCTGGCCGTGCAGTACGGCCGCTTCATCACCCGCGCCGTTCACGGCGACTTCGGCGAGTCGCTGCGCTACCGGCGCGATGCCCTCGGGCTGGTGCTGGAGCGCCTGCCCGCGACGCTCTCGCTGGCCGGGAGCGCGCTCCTGCTCACCTTCTGCGTGGCGGTTCCGGTGGGGGTGCTCTCGGCGGTGCGGCGCGGGTCGCTCGTGGACTTCCTCGGCATGGGCGGGGCGGTGCTGGGCCAGGCGGTGCCCGGCTTCTGGCTCGGCCTCATGATGATCTACTTCTTCTCGGTGCGGCTCGGCTGGCTCCCCACCGGGGGCATGGGCGGCCCGCTCCATTTCGTGATGCCGTGCGTGGTGCTCGCCTCGTTCTACGCCGCGCGCCTGGCGCGCATCACCCGCTCCTCGGTGCTCGACACCCTGAACGAGGAGTACGTGCTCACCGCGCGGGCCAAGGGTCTGGGCGAGCCGGTGGTCATCGGCAAGCACACGCTCAAGAACTCGGCGATCCCCATCGTGACCCTGGCCGGCCTCGACACCGGCCAGCTCCTGGGCGGCGCGGTGATCACCGAGACCATCTTCGCGTGGCCCGGGCTCGGCCGGCTCACCGTCCAGGCCCTGCTCAATCGCGATTTTCCGGTAGTGCTCGCCGCGGTTTTCGTCTTCTCGGTGACCTATACCCTCATGAACTTGCTGGTGGACGTGCTCTACGGCTGGCTCGATCCGCGCACGCGGGCGCGCGCGCGCGCATGA
- a CDS encoding ABC transporter permease: MTRFLARHGRGLVGITIASLVIVAAVAAPLLVPHDPLQSDFAAGLQPPGTPGHPLGTDQLGRDLLARVLYGARIALFIGVCCVLLTAIVGGLLGLLAGYFEGWPGAVLMRVADVQLSFPFILLALTINAIVGLGLRNIIVSLSVAGWVVYARVVRGEVLSVKERDFVHAAQALGLGRGRLLFRHVLPNVTPSIVILASLQFAQFIVAEAAISFLGFGVQPPTAAWGSMLSESRDYLFVAWWLAAFPGAALALTALGINLVGDWLRDVLDPRFRV, encoded by the coding sequence ATGACGCGGTTCCTGGCCCGGCACGGCCGCGGCCTCGTCGGCATCACCATCGCAAGCCTGGTGATCGTGGCCGCGGTGGCCGCGCCCCTGCTCGTCCCGCACGACCCGCTGCAGAGCGACTTCGCGGCCGGCCTCCAGCCGCCCGGCACCCCGGGCCACCCGCTCGGCACCGATCAGCTGGGACGCGACCTGCTGGCCCGCGTGCTCTACGGCGCGCGGATCGCGCTGTTCATCGGCGTCTGCTGCGTGCTGCTCACCGCGATCGTCGGCGGGCTCCTCGGCCTGCTCGCCGGCTACTTCGAGGGCTGGCCGGGCGCGGTGCTGATGCGGGTGGCCGACGTGCAGCTGTCGTTCCCCTTCATCCTGCTCGCGCTCACCATCAACGCCATCGTCGGCCTCGGGCTGCGCAACATCATCGTCAGTTTGTCAGTCGCCGGCTGGGTCGTGTATGCTCGCGTGGTCCGGGGGGAGGTGCTGTCGGTGAAGGAGCGCGATTTCGTGCACGCAGCCCAGGCCCTCGGTCTCGGACGCGGGCGCCTGCTCTTCCGGCACGTGCTCCCCAATGTGACTCCCTCCATCGTCATCCTGGCCAGTCTCCAGTTCGCCCAGTTCATCGTGGCCGAGGCCGCCATCTCGTTCCTCGGCTTCGGGGTGCAGCCACCCACCGCCGCGTGGGGCAGCATGCTGTCCGAGAGCCGCGACTATCTATTCGTGGCCTGGTGGCTGGCCGCCTTTCCCGGCGCCGCCCTGGCCCTCACCGCGCTCGGCATCAACCTGGTCGGCGACTGGCTGCGCGACGTGCTCGATCCGCGGTTCCGCGTCTGA
- a CDS encoding GNAT family N-acetyltransferase, producing the protein MGVVIRPCRPQEADALLDLWHHADATASPTDTPEQISEVIRDAAAAVLVAVDRGLLVGSVIGAWDGWRGNIYRLAVLPSYRRRGIARALVAEVERQLADRGARRISALVEHDHPWAVGFWDSLYEPDPRLIRYVKKIEPTRRDP; encoded by the coding sequence ATGGGCGTCGTCATCCGCCCGTGCCGTCCCCAGGAGGCCGACGCCCTCCTGGATCTCTGGCATCACGCCGACGCCACCGCCAGCCCCACCGACACCCCCGAGCAGATCAGCGAGGTGATCCGCGACGCGGCGGCCGCCGTGCTGGTGGCGGTCGATCGCGGCCTGCTGGTGGGCTCGGTCATCGGGGCGTGGGACGGCTGGCGCGGCAACATCTATCGCCTGGCCGTGCTGCCGTCGTACCGGCGTCGCGGCATCGCGCGGGCGCTGGTCGCGGAGGTGGAGCGACAGCTCGCCGACCGCGGCGCCCGACGCATCTCGGCCCTCGTGGAGCACGACCACCCGTGGGCGGTGGGCTTCTGGGACTCGCTGTACGAGCCCGATCCGCGCCTGATCCGCTACGTCAAGAAGATCGAGCCGACAAGGAGAGACCCATGA
- a CDS encoding ABC transporter substrate-binding protein, with protein MTRFTRMLAAFAALLGVAVTCPLTPAAEAQDRARTKEIVVAFAAEPRTLLPDTIVDWTTNVQLEHIYDRLVDRDPKTYKPMPMLATSWKVVNDTTWEFTLKQGVKFHNGEPFNAQSVKATMDYIKDPANKTHYAPRWSQVKDVQIVNDYTVRFITDKPWPGLIDRISESTDFLAMPPKALKEQGPQGLLAKPIGTGPFKFVQWVRDERLVLERNPDYWQGAPEMNRVTFRYIPEFSARLSALLAGEIDIMKDVPPHAVEMVDKSGKGKVRSTVSSRINYLALVNLKAGPMQDLRVRKAISHAVNVDELIQQVLKGRASKMCGPLSPLNVDYTPGIECLKYDPARAQALFKEAGVDPTKLQLTLDTPSGRYPLDKDVSLAIAAQLQRLGIKVNVVVNEWGTHLDKIKNRTTGDMFYLGWGPALSAQNTIEQLFQANQTYSSYGNNKVIDAKIAQAVTIVDPKKRLEAWAELQRLVHDEAPWVFLWQQHDLYGVANWVEWTPRADEKVWMYEAKLAR; from the coding sequence ATGACTCGATTCACCCGGATGCTGGCCGCCTTCGCCGCACTGCTCGGCGTGGCGGTGACCTGCCCCCTCACCCCCGCGGCGGAGGCGCAGGACCGCGCGCGGACGAAGGAGATCGTGGTGGCCTTCGCGGCCGAGCCGCGCACGCTGCTGCCCGACACCATCGTGGACTGGACCACGAACGTGCAGCTCGAGCACATCTACGACCGGCTCGTGGACCGCGATCCCAAGACCTACAAGCCGATGCCCATGCTGGCCACGAGCTGGAAGGTGGTCAACGACACCACCTGGGAGTTCACGCTCAAGCAGGGCGTCAAGTTCCACAACGGTGAGCCCTTCAACGCCCAGAGCGTGAAGGCGACGATGGATTACATCAAGGACCCCGCCAACAAGACGCACTACGCGCCGCGCTGGTCGCAGGTCAAGGACGTCCAGATCGTCAACGACTACACCGTCCGCTTCATCACCGACAAGCCCTGGCCGGGACTCATCGACCGCATCTCCGAATCGACCGACTTCCTCGCGATGCCGCCCAAGGCCCTCAAGGAGCAGGGGCCGCAGGGCCTGCTGGCCAAGCCGATCGGCACCGGACCCTTCAAGTTCGTGCAGTGGGTGCGCGACGAGCGGCTCGTGCTCGAGCGCAATCCCGACTACTGGCAGGGCGCGCCCGAGATGAACCGCGTCACGTTCCGTTACATCCCGGAGTTCAGCGCCCGGCTCTCCGCGCTGCTCGCGGGCGAGATCGACATCATGAAGGACGTGCCGCCCCACGCGGTGGAGATGGTGGACAAGTCGGGCAAGGGCAAGGTGCGCTCCACCGTCTCCTCGCGCATCAACTACCTGGCCCTCGTCAACCTGAAGGCCGGCCCGATGCAGGATCTCCGGGTGCGCAAGGCGATCAGCCACGCGGTCAACGTGGACGAGCTGATCCAGCAGGTGCTCAAGGGCCGGGCCAGCAAGATGTGCGGGCCGCTCTCCCCGCTCAACGTCGACTACACGCCGGGGATCGAGTGCCTGAAGTACGATCCCGCCAGGGCCCAGGCCCTCTTCAAGGAGGCCGGGGTCGACCCGACCAAGCTCCAGCTCACCCTCGACACTCCGTCGGGCCGCTACCCGCTCGACAAGGACGTCTCGCTCGCGATCGCGGCCCAGCTGCAGCGCCTCGGCATCAAGGTGAACGTGGTGGTCAACGAGTGGGGCACGCACCTCGACAAGATCAAGAACCGCACCACCGGCGACATGTTCTATCTCGGCTGGGGGCCTGCGCTGAGCGCCCAGAACACCATCGAGCAGCTCTTCCAGGCCAACCAGACCTACTCCTCCTACGGCAACAACAAGGTCATCGACGCCAAGATCGCCCAGGCGGTCACGATCGTGGACCCGAAGAAGCGGCTGGAGGCGTGGGCGGAGCTGCAGCGGCTGGTGCACGACGAGGCCCCGTGGGTCTTCCTCTGGCAGCAACACGATCTCTACGGGGTGGCCAACTGGGTCGAGTGGACGCCGCGCGCCGACGAGAAGGTGTGGATGTACGAGGCGAAGCTGGCGCGATAG
- a CDS encoding cation diffusion facilitator family transporter, translated as MEESRTAVTAALLGNAALALLKGTSAVFTGSAAMLAETFHSIADTGNQTLLFLGMRLARRPPDEAHPFGHGKNVYFWSFVVSMMLFTLGGAFSIWEAVRHYLHPFEKTPTIWAYGVLAGSFVFESISLTFAVHGLRRNAGSRSLRQYWRDSRDPTLVTVLMEDSAALVALLIAAAGLWLTQTTGDGIWDAAASGLIGLLLIAVAIVLAVESHSLLIGERAPAWIERAIREVVASETAVTRLVELHTMHLGPRAVLIVLGVTFDGHLSADGVGEAVAQLQRRLAKRLVDLTTERLIVIEPTPAPARRPAEAARAG; from the coding sequence ATGGAGGAATCCAGAACCGCGGTCACCGCGGCGCTCCTGGGTAACGCGGCCCTGGCGCTGCTCAAGGGCACGAGCGCGGTATTCACCGGCAGCGCGGCCATGCTGGCCGAGACGTTTCATTCCATCGCGGACACCGGCAACCAGACGCTGCTCTTCCTCGGCATGCGGCTGGCCAGGCGGCCGCCCGACGAGGCCCACCCGTTCGGCCACGGCAAGAACGTCTACTTCTGGTCCTTCGTGGTCTCGATGATGCTCTTCACGCTGGGCGGCGCCTTCTCCATCTGGGAAGCCGTCCGCCACTACCTGCATCCGTTCGAGAAGACGCCGACGATCTGGGCCTACGGCGTGCTCGCGGGGAGCTTCGTGTTCGAGTCCATCTCGCTGACGTTCGCGGTGCACGGACTCCGGCGCAACGCGGGCTCACGCTCCCTGCGGCAGTACTGGCGGGACAGCCGCGATCCGACGCTGGTCACCGTCCTCATGGAGGACAGCGCTGCGCTGGTGGCCCTGCTGATCGCGGCGGCCGGCTTGTGGCTCACCCAGACGACCGGCGACGGCATCTGGGACGCGGCCGCCTCCGGCCTCATCGGCCTGCTGCTGATCGCGGTGGCGATCGTGCTCGCGGTGGAGAGCCACTCACTCCTGATCGGCGAGCGAGCCCCCGCGTGGATCGAGCGCGCGATACGCGAGGTGGTGGCATCGGAGACCGCGGTGACGCGGCTGGTAGAGCTGCACACGATGCACCTGGGGCCGCGGGCCGTCCTGATCGTGCTGGGCGTCACGTTCGACGGTCACCTCAGCGCCGACGGGGTGGGCGAAGCGGTCGCACAGCTGCAGCGGCGGCTCGCGAAGCGGCTCGTCGACCTCACCACCGAGCGATTGATCGTGATCGAGCCGACCCCCGCCCCCGCCCGGCGCCCGGCCGAAGCAGCGCGAGCCGGCTGA
- a CDS encoding antibiotic biosynthesis monooxygenase family protein, with translation MVTIVTEIEVKPGRAEEWDAAMQERMSAVRDQPGWVGGQMLRPDGDPVKRLIVGTWQTRDDWKRWHDDPQFATTREELNGLTEGAEQHEWYGVVLDVRPTQQTRGAASKRSAPRSGGSGKQP, from the coding sequence ATGGTCACCATCGTCACGGAGATCGAGGTGAAACCGGGTCGCGCGGAGGAGTGGGACGCCGCGATGCAGGAGCGGATGTCGGCGGTCCGGGATCAGCCCGGCTGGGTAGGCGGACAGATGCTGCGCCCGGACGGCGATCCGGTAAAGCGGCTGATCGTCGGCACCTGGCAGACGCGGGACGATTGGAAGCGATGGCACGACGATCCGCAGTTCGCAACCACGCGGGAGGAGCTGAACGGCCTCACCGAGGGAGCGGAGCAGCACGAGTGGTACGGCGTCGTGCTGGACGTCCGGCCGACGCAGCAGACGCGCGGCGCGGCCTCGAAGCGCTCCGCCCCCCGATCGGGCGGATCCGGCAAGCAACCCTAG
- a CDS encoding SRPBCC family protein — translation MTLWAAAAVGAVAVTAGAWAVAMAARRAPRGVEKRRSDMPTLAGGRGERVERTVTVLRPPEELYRRWRDLTRLPEVMTHLESVTALDGGRTRWTVRGPGDIPLSWDAEIVADEPGRLIAWRSVEGAEVDNAGSVRFTPAPGGRGTEVKVLLSYAPPAGRLGAAVATVLGRSGDQEVREDLRRFKQRMEAHEVATGARRHAEAW, via the coding sequence ATGACGCTGTGGGCGGCTGCCGCGGTCGGGGCCGTCGCGGTGACGGCCGGCGCCTGGGCCGTCGCGATGGCGGCCCGCCGCGCGCCGCGCGGCGTGGAGAAGCGCCGCTCGGACATGCCAACGCTGGCCGGCGGTCGAGGCGAGCGGGTGGAGCGCACCGTCACGGTACTTCGCCCACCCGAGGAGCTATACCGGCGCTGGCGGGACCTGACGCGCCTGCCGGAAGTGATGACGCATCTCGAATCGGTGACGGCGCTGGACGGTGGGCGCACCCGGTGGACCGTTCGCGGCCCGGGCGACATCCCCCTCTCCTGGGACGCCGAGATCGTGGCGGACGAGCCGGGACGCCTCATCGCGTGGCGCTCGGTCGAGGGCGCCGAGGTGGACAACGCCGGGTCGGTGCGCTTCACGCCGGCTCCCGGCGGCCGCGGTACCGAGGTGAAGGTGCTGCTCAGCTACGCGCCGCCCGCCGGCCGTCTCGGAGCTGCGGTCGCGACGGTGCTCGGCCGCAGCGGCGACCAGGAGGTGCGCGAGGACCTGCGCCGGTTCAAGCAGCGCATGGAAGCCCACGAGGTCGCCACCGGCGCACGGCGCCACGCGGAGGCCTGGTGA
- a CDS encoding zinc-dependent alcohol dehydrogenase, giving the protein MRAVCWHGARDVRVDTVPDPEIVNPHDAIVRVTSTAICGSDLHLYNGVIPTMRPGDILGHEFMGEVVETGPSSRTVKVGDRVVIPFTIACGACFFCREQLTSLCDNTNPNAAMAEALYGFSASGLFGYSHLYGGYAGGQAEYVRVPFADVGACPVPARLTDEQVLFLSDIFPTAYMAAENCGIRPGDTIAVWGCGPVGLLAIKSAYLLGADRVIAIDRWPARLRLAESEAKAETINYEDIDDDVVEELKQRTGGRGPDACIDAVGTEAHGTTLDALYDRVKTAVRLGTDRPVALRQAIQACRKGGTVSIPGVYGGYLDKIPFGAAFAKALTFRMGQTHVHRYMRPLLERIDAGHIDPSFVISHRRWPLSRAADAYGMFNDKREDCTKVVLDPTR; this is encoded by the coding sequence ATGCGCGCGGTGTGCTGGCACGGCGCACGCGACGTGCGCGTCGATACCGTGCCCGATCCCGAGATCGTCAATCCGCACGACGCGATCGTCCGGGTCACGTCCACCGCGATCTGCGGCTCCGACCTGCACCTCTACAATGGGGTCATCCCGACCATGCGGCCGGGCGACATCCTCGGGCACGAGTTCATGGGCGAGGTGGTGGAGACCGGCCCCTCGAGCCGGACCGTGAAGGTGGGCGACCGCGTGGTGATCCCCTTCACCATCGCGTGCGGCGCGTGCTTCTTCTGCCGCGAGCAGCTGACCTCGCTCTGCGACAACACCAACCCGAACGCGGCCATGGCGGAGGCGCTCTACGGCTTCTCCGCCTCCGGGCTGTTCGGCTACTCCCACCTCTACGGCGGCTACGCGGGCGGCCAGGCCGAATACGTCCGGGTGCCGTTCGCCGACGTCGGCGCCTGCCCGGTGCCGGCGCGGCTCACCGACGAGCAGGTCCTGTTCCTGTCGGACATCTTCCCCACCGCCTACATGGCGGCGGAGAACTGCGGGATCCGCCCCGGCGACACCATCGCGGTCTGGGGCTGCGGCCCGGTCGGCCTGCTCGCGATCAAGAGCGCCTACCTGCTCGGCGCCGACCGCGTCATCGCGATCGATCGCTGGCCGGCGCGGCTGCGGCTCGCCGAGTCGGAAGCCAAGGCGGAGACGATCAACTACGAGGACATCGACGACGACGTGGTCGAGGAGCTGAAGCAGCGGACGGGCGGACGCGGTCCCGACGCGTGCATCGACGCGGTGGGCACCGAGGCGCATGGCACCACGCTGGACGCGCTCTACGATCGGGTGAAGACGGCGGTGCGCCTCGGCACCGATCGGCCGGTCGCCCTTCGCCAGGCCATCCAGGCCTGCCGCAAGGGGGGGACGGTCTCGATCCCGGGCGTGTACGGCGGATACCTCGACAAGATCCCCTTCGGCGCCGCGTTCGCGAAGGCCTTGACCTTCCGGATGGGCCAGACGCACGTGCATCGCTACATGCGTCCGCTGCTCGAGCGGATCGATGCCGGCCATATCGATCCGAGCTTCGTCATCAGCCACCGGCGGTGGCCGCTGAGCCGCGCCGCCGACGCGTACGGCATGTTCAACGACAAGCGCGAGGACTGCACGAAGGTCGTCCTCGATCCCACCCGATGA